One segment of Cyprinus carpio isolate SPL01 chromosome A17, ASM1834038v1, whole genome shotgun sequence DNA contains the following:
- the LOC109078707 gene encoding cytochrome P450 1B1-like, with translation MQLGQMPHITFSKLAKRYGNVYQIRLGSSDIVVLNGESAIRKALLQHSTEFAGRPNFVSFQSVSGGTGMTFTNYSKQWKMHRKIAQSTIRAFSSANSQTKKSFEKHIAAEAEELIETFLRLSSNHQYFNPSHELTVAAANIICALCFGKRYAHDDLEFRTLLSKVNKFGETVGAGSLVDVMPWLQSFPNPVRSVFQSFKELNKDFFTFVKGKVVEHRQSYDPEVTRDMSDAFIGVIDHADMETGLTEAHTEGTVSDLIGAGQDTISTALHWMLLLLVKYPSIQTKLQEQIDKVVGRDRLPSVEDKSNLAYLDAFIYETMRYTSFVPVTIPHSTTSDVTIEGLHIPKDTVVFINQWSVNHDPQKWQDPHIFNPSRFLDETGALDKDLTNSVMVFSIGKRRCISDQIAKVEVFLIAAMLIHQLTFENDPSQDLSLNCSYGLTLKPFDYKISAKPRGSVFNEA, from the coding sequence ATGCAGCTCGGCCAAATGCCCCACATCACCTTCTCCAAGTTGGCAAAGAGGTATGGAAATGTGTACCAAATTAGACTGGGCAGCAGTGATATAGTGGTTCTCAATGGAGAATCTGCCATACGCAAGGCACTGCTTCAACACAGCACCGAGTTTGCAGGCAGACCGAACTTTGTGTCCTTCCAGTCGGTTTCCGGTGGGACGGGCATGACGTTCACCAACTACAGCAAGCAATGGAAGATGCACCGGAAGATCGCCCAGTCCACCATTCGTGCCTTCTCTTCTGCGAACAGCCAAACAAAAAAGTCCTTTGAGAAGCACATCGCAGCTGAAGCCGAGGAACTGATTGAAACGTTTCTGAGACTGAGTTCAAACCACCAATACttcaatccatctcatgaactcACAGTCGCAGCTGCTAACATCATCTGCGCTCTTTGTTTTGGGAAACGCTATGCACACGATGACTTAGAGTTCAGGACTCTCTTGAGCAAAGTGAACAAGTTTGGCGAAACCGTAGGAGCTGGGAGTTTGGTGGACGTCATGCCTTGGTTGCAATCTTTTCCCAATCCTGTGAGGAGCGTATTTCAGAGCTTCAAAGAACTTAACAAGGACTTCTTCACGTTTGTCAAAGGTAAAGTGGTGGAGCACAGGCAAAGCTACGACCCTGAGGTCACAAGAGACATGAGTGACGCCTTTATTGGCGTGATTGATCATGCAGATATGGAGACGGGCTTGACTGAGGCTCATACTGAAGGAACGGTTTCTGATCTCATTGGAGCAGGTCAGGATACCATCTCCACTGCCTTGCACTGGATGCTGCTTCTACTGGTCAAATACCCATCAATCCAAACCAAACTCCAAGAGCAGATTGATAAAGTAGTAGGTCGTGACAGACTCCCATCAGTAGAAGACAAGAGCAACCTGGCCTACCTGGACGCCTTCATCTACGAAACCATGCGCTACACCAGCTTCGTCCCCGTCACCATACCGCACTCCACCACCTCAGACGTCACCATCGAAGGTCTCCACATCCCCAAAGACACCGTGGTGTTCATCAACCAATGGTCCGTCAACCACGACCCTCAAAAGTGGCAGGATCCTCACATCTTTAACCCGTCGAGATTCCTGGACGAGACCGGAGCTCTGGATAAAGACCTGACCAACAGCGTGATGGTCTTCTCTATCGGGAAGAGACGATGCATCAGTGATCAGATCGCCAAAGTGGAAGTTTTCCTGATCGCTGCCATGTTAATCCACCAACTAACCTTTGAGAATGACCCATCACAGGACTTGAGTTTAAACTGCTCTTATGGGTTAACACTGAAGCCATTTGATTATAAAATCTCTGCCAAACCCAGAGGAAGCGTATTTAATGAAGCATAA